The Alnus glutinosa chromosome 1, dhAlnGlut1.1, whole genome shotgun sequence region CTGAATGGCAGCTGACTAGCTGTATTTTGATATCAATGAAAACATGTGCATCAAATATGTAAAGGGAGAAATGCATGTATATCTCTGTAAACATGTGTATCTCACAGATGCATCAGCTTCCCATTTGCAGTATATCTTCCACCAAAAATGAAAGAACATAAAACGATATCATTTTGCCTTTGAAAtcatttacaaagaaacatgctCATGCAgtctttcttatttatttacacGTCCAATTCATCGACTACTCCAGACAATGAAATAGGTCCAAGGGAATCACCTTCTATACCGGCAAGCATCACAAATTCTTTTGTGAAGTCCCCCCTTTTCTCTATCCATCTCACTCCAAGCACCATGAAACACACCACGACGTCGTTCTCTATCTTTGCAAGCTCATTACTCAAAAAGACTGGATTTTCCCCGGCAACATACTGGTAATTTGGCATTTTCCGGGCTGAGATAAAAGCATATTTAATAGGTCCACATCTCAAGAAGACCCCATGCCTAAATATGCGGTGAACAACTCCCTGTAAAATCTCTCCCTTGAAAGGTAAGAAGGTACGGCAATTAAAGACTACAGGGAAGAAAACATCCCCCGACTCATCCACAACCTCTCCTTTGCCTATGCTCTTTAAGCTGGTTACTGCAAGAAAGTAACCATGATCCTTGCTGGCCTTTTCACCCAGCAAGTCCTCCAAAAGGCGTGTAATGATGGACCTCTGGGAAATATGTCCATTTCTATCCAAGTTTTCCGCGAGGACAGCCACATCCCTGAGCAGTTCTACTTCACAGAACATAGCCGAGATCTAGTCcaaaatgaacaaaagaaaCAGGATTATAAAGATTGTTTCGCACAATTAATCAACTGGATTCTTTTAGATAACCCATCATAAAGAAAGGTTTCAAGCGATCAAACCAGAAAATCAATAAACCAAACCATTAAAACAAAACATACTAGGATAACCCAAGTCACTAAAATGGATAACTTGCTTTACGCAAGAAATAGAAGAATCTCTCCATAAACATATAGAGGAAGTCTTGTGGGGTGGGCAATAGCAACAGGCCAACACTGAGATGGCCATCTATCTCATTGTCAATTGATGGAAATATGTAATGTGACGAAAGTTGCAAACAATTAGGTCCCAGTTGATAAGGAAATTATGGTGTCTAGTCTACTCATTTCACTTCTTCTcaagctttgttttttttaatatttatgattatCAATCACGATACACCTGAGACAACCTAACTTGATATTTgcaactaaaataaatatataaaaaaaaataaaaaagttagcACAGATTATGCTTCAACTCTCTGTGCAATGATGACCTCTCCCATCCTTCCCTCcttccccaccccccccccccccccccccccccccccctgttTCTTTTTCTATAGAACTACAAGATGACTtgtatcaaaaaataaagattatgcATGAAACTGCACCAATAATATGCATACAAGAAATAAATATGATCATAATTCCCATGTGGACCCACCATGTAACCATGTTGGTCTCAAAAGGTAACACACAATATATGTCAGGTAGTTGTAACAAAGAAGTTTTCCCCATCTGAGGCTCATGGGAACTatgaaagtttaaaaaaaaaaaaaaatccatcctGCACAGGAATTTTTCAACCATTATCCCTACTATATTTTCGTAAGTCAATCAATTTCATACTTCTTTCACATGCAAATAAAAGCATTGGCGAAGTTTAGAAATGGAAAAAGCATTCAAAGTGCAAATGTTAATGGATGCCACAATCATCCCCGGTTATAAAGTTGCTAGAGTTGAGAGCATAAAATTTACTAGGCCAAGCAAACATAGCAGAGTTGTAGAGACTGTACACGCACATATATTTAGTATATTTTGGGTACTCATGTGAAGAAACAAACTCCAAAATATCCCATTACATCCCATGAGCAATAAATTTTTAGcaatgtatgtgtatatgtgtgtttgtatatgaatattttattcaatccAAATACATGGGACTTCCTAATAAAATCAACGCagaagaaattatttaattttagccTTGCATGAGCATCACATCCTGCCCAAACCACTCTTTCAAATCATGCTTGGATAAAGTTCCTAATGACACCATGCAATGTTTTGGACGTGAGTCAGTCATTTTAGTCCCAAAATGGAAACTCAAATGTGATACCACTAACCAAGGCATACACTTCCTGCATGGATATGCAGTTATATGGTAGATCTACATGAGTATGCAACTTGATTTTGTGCAACCAGGATCAATGGACCCGACCACGCCTAGCcaattgatttgtttgtttcctTTATGGTTAGAAAATCCATAGCATCTCATCACCAGTTTAGATTATGGCTTTATACATTATTGGAACTATCCAAACTAATTACCAACAAGTTAAATgtcttacaaaataataataaaaaaacacatacGATTTCAGACAAGCTATGAATAGTAATTAACATTGAGAATTAGATATTAATTATGTCATCTCAACCCTAGTTCTCTTTTTGTTAATTAGATGCTTTTAAGGACTGACCTGAAAACTTAATCTGAGAGGTTCTTTTTGTTTCAGTTTTACAGTCCAATATGTGTCAAGAAaaggagaaatgatttttgtcattttgatcCCACATTAATATTAGACATATACTTAATTGGACCATTAAATCTAGCTCGCTAGATTGTTTCCATCATTGAACTTGCAgaaggaaaaatttcaaaatctagGACTAAGAAGTCAACAACTAGACTAGGTAGCATGACATGAATTGCCTTCTCCCGATGTCTCCATTTCCTCTAGTTacacatattttgttttcataCTTCTTCAACCATATCCCTATTCTTAATCCAGAGTAGGGGACTTTATGGAATCAACAGAAACAACCAACTTGCCCCGCTGGTTCAACAATGAACACCATAATCAGTGGAAAGTCTCCCTCAAAACAGGATAAACCGACCAATGAACACCCTAATCTAGAAATGAATTGATGATAATACAAAGTAAACATGCGCCacattcaaaatgaaaataaaagatatcAAATACCACACGTTTTATATTTGATTAGAAATGGTTATCAAAGCATGTGTTATTTGTGCTCGCTCTAGTTAGGTATTTTCTgttgtatactttttgtataCATAGGAATGCCTTACTCTTTAACAAAATTTTCgatcacttatcaaaaaatatgtTGAAGTAGCAAACAAGTTCATTCTTCTTATACTTTGTTCAAACATTCAACTCTTTTAATAACTGGGGTAAAATGACAATTCCCCTCCCCCTTTCATCGAACAACTACTTTTATATCACTTACCCTTAAAAACTTTAACTCAATGCAACTTGGACCCTGTTTTGAAGTTCCGATGTCAGTTTGTTCCCTATATCTAAATCAGCCGTTGAGTTGGAAGGAAAAATATGTGAACTGACTAAAttgttctatttttaatttgaaaatcgACATAACGGGCATTTGAGAATGGAATTGatgagatttattttttttccatgtttAAGACTATTTTTTTCACATAAAATGGGCAATTTAGTTAttgcacatattttttttggtggtgGACAAACTGAAAATTGAAACTTTAAAATAGGATCCGGATTTCATTGAGTTAAAATTTATTGGATTAAGTCATTCAGGGAAAATAGTTCATGGGGCCAAAGTATCATTTACCCTAATaactattattttgtttggaacGTAATTTCGTAACAAGGTTTTATACGTAAGCCAACGTATAACTAATCTAAACTAATTAAGTAACAAACGCTAACAGGAAGTTTGGATGGGGGTAATCTTTTATGATTTTCGGGAGTACTAAAAAATTACATTGTTTGGAATCAAATTATTCTTAGTGCAAATTGATCTATCCAACAATGAATTAACCGGCCAAATTCCAACAATGGGTCAACTATGTACCCTTCCTGCATCCCAGTATGCGAACAGCCCAGGATTTTGCCGGGTTCCGTTGCCTGAATGCCAGACTGACAACAACGAACCCTTGAACCTGGAATCAAATTATCAACCATGAAAAGTAAAATTTCAACAGAGATTTGTCATGCTCTGTTTGCTTAAACAAGGATTTAAAAGTTTCAAACTCCCATTTCGAAAAGGTTTTGGGCAAAGAAACCGATTCTATCAGATAACCAAATCTAAAAATTCTAGCTAGTAGAGCTTCCTTGAACTAAACGTTCAATATTTTCATTTCTATGCTTCAACTGATATTTGCTGTTTGTATCTAATTTCGACCCGtgtaattaaaaatacatacgGAACTGTATGTAGTATCAGTTACTGCGCCCCCACTTAGAATTAGCAATTAAAACTTGTCAACTCAAATCTGGAGAACAAAGAAAGTTTCAAAGTCAATTACCAAATATAAAATACCAATACACAGAAAGCTTCCCATCCCTTGAAACCAACCAACTTTAAGCCAAAGAGACTACGACCCAGAAGATTCAGATAATCCAATAATCTATCTAGTGCATAAAAGAAATGTCATTTAGGGAATGAAAAGCAACCCAGTGGAGCAAATTTTGATAAGAAGTAAACAAAGTACAGGGAAGGGTTTAAGAAAAAGAACCTGGTTTAAATTTTGGAGAAACCCTGGAAGAAGTTGGGGAAGATGTGGTGGTGGAAACAAACGAAGGGAAAGGTTGAGGGTTCTGTTTCACTGAGTAGACCACGCAACACCCTACGCAGCCTAGATATTTTCCGCTGTGGAGTGATACAATGGGCACCCTTGACTCTGTGTTTGGAAACTCGGTTATCATAACCTTATCTTACAAaagttaaattaataataagggAATCTAAAAATTTTATTGGATTTTGAGAATCTGTTTGCTTaggttttttaaaagtttttcttacatttataaaggattttctacGATAActttgctaataatttccaaaTCCAATAGGCGCAACCCGCGATTCATAGCAAGATGCATTGGGTGAAACTTGGGAGTGGCCTTTGATAGCAAAATGGAGTGCATTTCGACCTCTGTTATTAACTAGTTGCAGCAATCTGGACAATGGAATCCGACCATTGTGTAAGATTCTGGCGACCCGATCTTGAAATTTGGGGACGTTCGGCAGTATAGTTAGGCTGGCGGTGACGGATTTCCATAAACGTGCTTACAAGAATGAGAAatttaaattcagaaaatgatttacggtttaaaaattaaagaaacttttttcagtcaaattgaaaataatttatgttgaccatcattttcggtTGTACCAAACCctgaaaaatacagaaaacattgttcagaaaatattttacgctcaAACAAACGGAGTCTCtgttagataggtttaatttataCTCAAATTATCATCCAGTCTTAGAATTAAAAGGgcgatattttaaattgaacCAATAAGAgtgaaatgattaaaaaaaaaaccgtcatTTTTTTCTCACATTTATCATCTCCTAACCAGACACCCATATAAATAATAAAGCACACTAATCTCAAtattgtttataaaaataatttagttagAAACTTATAAGATTGTGGAATTGTCATACTTATATATTTCATgaattgatttattatttttggtccaccatataattttattttatttttatgaaatttataataaaCTTTAAAGAATTAAAGCTGCATTACTCATTACTAAATTAACCATGCAAGTAGGTAGTACTTGTATTAACCTTTATTACTGCAGCATGCTAAGCTGTTCTACCAAAGGGCCCCATTCCTCGGTAATTTGCATGTCTAAAATTTCAAACAGCACACTTTCAAACCCTCTCTCGACAGCTATGTAAGGTGGAGTCTCATCATTATCATTAGCAGAATATGAAAAATCTAGGTCTTCTTTTGATCCACAATTTTACCACGTTAAGGTGTTTATTACGTACAACCTCGATCATGCAAAGACATGTCTTTCTCTTTGTTCGTCCTGAACATTTCCTTTATCGGTCCACTCTCATCTTCAAGGTCTTGATAGAGACTTCAGGCACAATATTTGATTAGAACTGCCACTATGTCACCATGAATGTACCTTGCTGAAATGTGCAAGGAGTTTCACCTTTGTCATTAGCTTTCCATAACAATGAGGGACACAATTGAAGAATTTCTTTCACAAATTTTGTTACACTCCGATGAAACTAAgtaggtaaggttgagtgcattatggtaggtaagtttgagtgcatttttgagtgcattgtagtaggtaagtttgagtgcatttttgagtgcattgtggtaggtaagtttaagtgcatttttgagtgcattgtggtaggtaaggttaattcccatccattggatcaaaatgtgtctacttgatcctaaccattcattctcttataaatagaaccaagatggaagacacaatacccatcaagcttcactcacacacacacctaaggccaagagagaaaattgtgagatttgtgtagttttgtgtggtttaaggcttgaagtgtgtgcAAGGAAGTATTTTGATAAAAGCTCGATTCCGATGTTAATggaaagtccaagtaagggattctctaccccttctcaaattattatattactttaattattcctttatttgcgtAAGGGAaacctctaccccttctcaaattatattactttaattattcctttatttgtgtaagggaaccctctaccccttctcaaattattatattactttaaatattcctttatttgcataatttcgatttgattcggtatttcaaattattttgtttacatgaagaatttatttttttgattcagtatttcaaattattaaattattttgtttatataaaggatttgtttttaattggttttgatgtgaaaattattgagtaaaaataatattttttggaaatcgtgattttgagaaaaaccagAAATACATTtgtgaaaccctccaacacgttacCCCTGGATATACAAGTAAAGAATGAGagttttgtgagaaaactctatgagatatataaaggagaaatttttgaaaagggcacgtgtgtggaggagttttgacaattgtttttggagatttttaaaagaatttaactcaactgttttatggttgaggatttccttactgagcatgtttttgtgctcaccccttattttgtttttgttttcaggttatgaacagagagacgtaggtggccgggatgggatctaggaattgcattaggacattgcatTTATGTTACCctaaaattttcagttattgtatcttttacaattaaatgaccgtttccgcatttattaaaaactctgagttttaaaatcattattatttttatttaaatcagcatactagttaagatatttggcagaccttacgaatctttgcagttttaaaagagaaagtgacgaacctaacccttagtggTTTGGGGCGTTACAAACTAACCGATAGTTAATTTCAAGATTCGCCTCCTAGCCCTATTCCCTACGAAATAAGACTTAGAGATCTCACACTCTCTGAAGAGAGTTTGCAGCAAAATACTTTTCACTTACatactgttagggataaaatcaagtCCGAAGACACATGGATTATATGACAGTCAAAGGTTTGAACCCCAGATCCGACCCGTGGGTCATTTCGGTGTTGTCACCTCGGATATTTTTCATAACCCCGTATAAGGAGATTATCTCAATGAAAGAACACCTCGGACCTGCTAGACTTTACGCGGTACGGAGTATTCTGAGATCTCCCAGTTTGGACGGAGTGAACATGTCTCGGAGGTTCCCATCTCGGAGAGTTGGTCAGGATACGAGATGATCGCCTCGGGGTTATTTTCTCAGGTATAACAAGCGTTTGAGAATCCTTAGAATTCTATATTCAAGATTTATGGACACAGATTCCTATCAGAGTAGTGATAAGACTCCAATCCCAAGATCTTCGGGATTGATCCTTATCCCAGCATAAATGAGATAAGATCGCTAATAAGGTGGAATTAAGATCGAAAAGGGAAAATACTTCACAATCTGGACTCTACTgccttattcaaattccctgaagataaggttgaGATTCAAGCAACTAGGACTCAGATTCCTAGTCCAATTGTGCTTCGAGAACTCCAGTAGGTCTGCAATtacaagcctataaataagactacgaCACCAGGTATTTActcagattctctaagctctgagattgtggatattttctagaaaaatagtttgaactgacttaggcatcagagtgggcgtagtcggcacccccgactagttgtttgttcttttgcagGATAGCCCAGTTGAGCCAATTAAGGGAGACCacgaatcacaaggcgacaTGTCATCATAccgaaaattgtaccaacagtttggtgccgtctgtgggaacgagataattcattttttataaaaatccGTGATGGTGACTACGTGACGCTCTAACGTGGTTCAAGATGACACCCATGAAGAGGCACGACGCCCCAATCCGGGTCAAGACGATACCCATGGAAAAGCAGAGTCTGCCCGTTCAGATGCTAGGATAGCCCAATTGAGCCAACAATTGGCTCAAgcacagaagaatgtggaggacttGTTGACTCAAAGCCTTGCTGCAAGCTGCTCAGACGTCACCACCATTACAACATTTGGAGAGAGAGGAAAATAATCCCGAGGCAGATGGACGAGCTGAATACCCAGAAGGATCAGGGGAAAGAGCCGAGCCGCGGATTGAGAACAATGGTATGCCTGCAAACCCGGCTCCACCCCCACCAACGGAGGCTGAGAGAAGGCTACAACAGATGGTCCTGGACTTGGACACAAAGTATGATGCACTATCAAGAACTATGGATCAGAAACGCGATGGGAAATAGTCTCTTGTGGACAACCTCTTCCAAAACAAGGAGTCTATATTCACCGATGAAGTGTCCAACTTCGACTTGCCTGGAAGGTTTAAGGTACCTGATATCCCTGTTTTTTCAGGTAGTGAAGACCCAGTCGAGCACTTGGATAATTTTCGATCTCACATGTCTTTGCACAAGACACCCGACGCGGTGGCGTGCCGAGCGTTTcccctcaccttgtcaggaaaggcccgagactggctcaggaaccTTTTCCCAAAATCGATTGATAATTTCGATACCCTTGGGAGGAAGTTCCTGGCCCAGTTTGTGTCCGGGAGAACCAGGAGGAAACCCCGAGGGTATCTACTCTCCGTACGACAGGGACCAAACAAATCTTTGAAAGATTATTTATGGAGGTTCAAACAGGAGAAGTTGGAGACAGAAAGTGCGCCAGACGATTTCATTTATGGTGCGATTTTCCAAGGACTAAAAAAAGATGGACCGCTGATTTGGCGTTGAAACCACCGAAGGATCTTCACACCTTTATGATAAAGGTGGACAGGTATATTAATCAGGAGGAGACGCTTCGAGCCCTTCTCGATGCTTCTCAGCCGCAATAGGAGACCTCTTTTGAGaaacccaagaagaagaagcccGAGGCTGCGCAGGATGACAGTCCCGAGgagtataagaaaataaaaaggaatttcggagattacaagACGACTCCATTGAATGCCTCTCTCACTGAGGTACTTATGGAACTTTAAAAAGATCCTCACTATCAGAAGCCGAAGCCCATCCCAGGAAATCCACCTCCACACTTGGCTCACAAATACTGCGTCTTCCATGATTCATATGGTCATTTaaccgagcagtgtgtatccCCGAGGCAATTGATTGAGAAGCTCatcgagaatgggaagctagtccgatttcTCGTTGATGAAAGAAATCAGCAGCAACAGGAGCAAGACCAATATCAGAGGCCTAGGAGAGAAGGAGATCGAAACGAAAGAAGAGATTATCAACTGaggcaagaagaaagaagaggtagGACTAGAGAACCTGCACCTCGGCCtcgagaggaagaaagaagggGAAGAAGCAGGAGTAGGGCCCGACAGGCGCAACAAGACAACCTTCCTATCATTCACACCATCTTGGGAGGATTTGGAGGTGGAGGagagtccaactcggctcggaacGCTTATGCCAGACAACTGGATGATTTTGAAGCATATTCGGTCCAAAAGCCCCCTAAGTCCTGAAAATATGATCCTATGATTATAGGGTTTTTAGATGAAGACTATGCTGGAGTCTCTCTTCCACACACCGACGCTCTGGTAGTCTCTTTGACAATAGCAAATCATCAGACTCGGTGGATCCTTGTTGACATAGGAAGCTTGGCTGATATCCTGTTTAAATCAGCCTTTGACTATATGGGGGTTCCACGGGAGAGGGTGGTCCCGGTCTCATGCCACTTACTGGGTTTCGCCAgagagaaggtgttgcctctcggaTCAATTGGACTCCCTGTCACTACAGGAACTTATCCGAGGCAAAAGGTTATCATGGTAAGATTTCTAATAGTAGGAAAGAACTTCAACCTACAACGCCATTATTGGAAGGACAACTCTCAACGATTTGAAAGCTGTCACCTCAACACAGCATCTCAGTATGAAGTTCCCGACAGAAGAGGGAGTCGGAGTGGTAAAGGGGGATCAGAGAGAGGCTAGACGTTGCTATAACTTATCTTTGAAAAGCACCCCTAGGAAGTACAGCCTGGGTGAGAAGACTAAGGAGGAAgggaaatagcaatcaccgttggaaGAGCCCGTGGAAGACTTGAAGGAATTTGAAGTGGGTAATCCCGAGAAGAGGGTTCACATAGGTTCACAACTCCCCCAACATGTGAAGGAAGAGCTGGTGGCATTCTTGAGGTGCAATATTGATGTATTTGTCTGGAGCCACGAAGATATGCTAGGGATCGATCCCTTGGTCATTGTTCACAAGCTGAATGTGGAGCCGACTCATCGACCAGTAAAACAAAGGAGGAGAACCTTTGTCGTTGAGCAAAATCAAGCTATTGcggaagaagtagagaagttaTTAAAAGCGGGATTTATCAAGGAGGTAGATTACCCCaagtggctggccaatgtggtACTGGTAAAAAAGTCTAATGGCAAGTGGACGATGTGCGTAGACTTCACTGACTTGAATAAGGCGTGCCCAGAGGATAGCTTCCCCTTACCTCGAATCGATCTATTAGTGGACTTAACGTCCAGACATGAGCTcctaagctttatggatgcttTCTCGAGATACAACCAGATTTACATGGAAGAGACAGATCAGGAAAAAACTtttttcatcacagaccgaggactctACTGTTATAA contains the following coding sequences:
- the LOC133874456 gene encoding DNA-directed RNA polymerase V subunit 7-like; the protein is MFCEVELLRDVAVLAENLDRNGHISQRSIITRLLEDLLGEKASKDHGYFLAVTSLKSIGKGEVVDESGDVFFPVVFNCRTFLPFKGEILQGVVHRIFRHGVFLRCGPIKYAFISARKMPNYQYVAGENPVFLSNELAKIENDVVVCFMVLGVRWIEKRGDFTKEFVMLAGIEGDSLGPISLSGVVDELDV